A DNA window from Brassica napus cultivar Da-Ae chromosome C1, Da-Ae, whole genome shotgun sequence contains the following coding sequences:
- the LOC106376025 gene encoding 3-oxo-Delta(4,5)-steroid 5-beta-reductase: MSWWWAGAIGAAKKKFDDDEPTQTYESVALIIGVTGIVGNSLAEILPLSDTPGGPWKVYGVARRPRPSWNADHPIDYIQCDVSDPDDVRSKLSPLTDVTHVFYVTWTNRSSEGENCEANGSMLRNVLRAVVPNAPNLRHVCLQTGTKHYIGPFKDLETTRYHDPPFTEDVPRLGVENFYYALEDVLFEEIKKKESVTWSVHRPNTIFGFSPYSLMNIVGTLCVYAAICKHGGTKLIFPGSKKAWEGFSTASDADLIAEQQIWAAVDPYAKNEAFNCNNDDVFKWKHLWKILAEQFGIEEYGFEEGKNVGLVEMMKGKESVWEEMVKENQLQEKKLGEVGVWWFVDVILGVEGMIDSMNKSKEHGFLGFRNSNNSFISWIDKYKAFKIVP; the protein is encoded by the coding sequence AAGAAGTTCGACGACGATGAACCTACACAAACCTACGAGAGCGTTGCACTCATCATCGGCGTCACCGGAATCGTCGGAAACAGCCTCGCCGAGATCCTCCCTCTCTCCGACACCCCCGGCGGCCCGTGGAAAGTCTACGGCGTCGCTCGCCGTCCTCGCCCCTCCTGGAACGCCGATCACCCCATCGACTACATCCAGTGCGACGTCTCCGACCCCGACGACGTGAGATCCAAGCTATCCCCCTTAACCGACGTCACGCACGTCTTCTACGTCACGTGGACCAACCGCTCCTCCGAGGGGGAGAACTGCGAGGCCAACGGCTCCATGCTCCGCAACGTCCTTCGCGCGGTTGTCCCCAACGCGCCGAATCTAAGGCACGTTTGTCTCCAGACGGGGACCAAGCACTACATCGGTCCCTTCAAGGACCTTGAGACGACTCGGTATCACGATCCTCCGTTCACGGAGGATGTGCCGAGGTTGGGAGTCGAGAATTTTTACTACGCTCTTGAGGATGTTCTGTTCGAAGAGATCAAGAAGAAAGAGAGCGTGACTTGGTCTGTGCATAGACCGAACACCATCTTCGGTTTCTCTCCGTACAGTTTGATGAACATTGTGGGGACACTCTGCGTCTACGCAGCGATATGCAAGCACGGAGGGACTAAGCTGATCTTCCCGGGGAGCAAGAAGGCCTGGGAAGGTTTCAGTACGGCTTCGGATGCGGATTTGATCGCCGAGCAGCAGATTTGGGCTGCGGTTGATCCGTACGCGAAGAACGAGGCGTTTAACTGCAATAATGATGATGTTTTCAAGTGGAAGCATCTTTGGAAGATTCTTGCCGAGCAGTTTGGGATCGAGGAGTATGGGTTTGAGGAAGGGAAGAACGTTGGGTTGGTGGAGATGATGAAAGGGAAAGAGAGTGTGTGGGAGGAGATGGTGAAGGAGAATCAGTTGCAGGAGAAGAAGCTTGGTGAAGTTGGTGTGTGGTGGTTTGTGGATGTGATACTTGGTGTTGAAGGGATGATTGATAGTATGAACAAGAGTAAAGAACATGGCTTCCTTGGTTTCAGGAACTCTAACAACTCTTTTATCTCGTGGATTGATAAGTACAAGGCTTTCAAGATCGTGCCTTGA